One genomic region from Brassica napus cultivar Da-Ae unplaced genomic scaffold, Da-Ae ScsIHWf_1921;HRSCAF=2565, whole genome shotgun sequence encodes:
- the LOC125599602 gene encoding uncharacterized protein LOC125599602, protein MHIYTTCGVWEFGATTGWVFTADERGARLLLLESTSTLEDFKRMVLEDFDMEEDSLPDLELSYLPNELINTSTCPPVIIANDRQLQNFVCFVQKCVSTRLCVTSKAKVENLNEPDFDLNKSPADSTTAQEEGNSVDRGNEPAPVFVERQCEEKKEKIRRVEVDEDAYHADTMISAKEDVHKMSKFSVLNVVKKGQLFENKTLLKATFEICAMKHNFHYEVIKTDRQLWYVRCEDNACNWCVRAECLQDSEYFIIKKYVGEHTCAPSNKTKPGRTASAKTIGSLIMHRYEGVKEGPKCNDIIQIMLMDHGCEITKSLAWDAREYAVNAVRGIPERSYGKIPKYLHMLREANPGTHSSYEIDSKGRFRYLFIAFGQSLRGFNRVIRRVIVVDGTFLKNKYKGVLLVATAVDGNSNLYPLAFGVVDSENENSWEWFMRQLNSVIADDHHLAFISDRHAAIAKALETVYPTAKHGICIHHLLNNVVTYYHGKGLVGPAIGKYLRDAEVQKWARCQFSGYRYDIRTTNPAESINSALRSPREYPIIPLLDSIREMLTRWFYNRKKKISKHNHPLTEDVEKKIERRTEKGKRFAVYPVSDGRLLVRGDKIDCLVDLDRRTCSCGKYNLMKIPCRHAIKAGFHVGRQPHTLTDLFYTTEAWREAYHESINPIAVPEDAWSMPEDVVVDNVLPPESRKSVGRNRKRRYETVEDKLRSSQTSQKRQPRKCSRCGISGHNRATCKIPI, encoded by the exons CTAGGCTACTGTTATTGGAATCAACTTCTACCTTAGAGGATTTTAAAAGAATGGTTTTGGAAGattttgatatggaagaagatagcTTACCCGATTTGGAGTTGAGTTATCTACCTAATGAGTTGATCAATACATCAACTTGTCCGcctgtgatcattgcaaatgATCGACAGCTTcagaattttgtttgttttgttcaaaAGTGTGTTTCTACTCGATTGTGTGTAACATCTAAAGCCAAAGTTGAGAATCTGAATGAACCAGACTTTGATCTTAACAAGTCGCCAGCTGATTCAACTACTGCTCAAGAGGAGGGAAACTCGGTTGATAGGGGGAATGAACCAGCTCCTGTGTTTGTTGAGAGGCAGTGcgaggaaaagaaagaaaagattagaAGAGTCGAAGTTGATGAGGATGCCTATCATGCCGATACCATGATCTCGGCCAAAGAGGACGTACATAAGATGTCAAAGTTTTCTGTGCTCAATGTTGTTAAGAAGGGACAATTGTTTGAGAACAAAACTTTGCTGAAGGCGACTTTTGAGATATGTGCAATGAAGCATAACTTTCACTATGAGGTTATCAAAACGGATAGACAACTTTGGTACGTTAGATGTGAGGATAATGCATGCAATTGGTGTGTTCGAGCAGAGTGTTTGCAGGATTCTGAATATTTCATTATCAAAAAGTATGTCGGTgaacatacatgtgcaccttcaaacaaaaccaaaccgggTAGGACTGCTTCGGCCAAAACTATAGGCAGTCTGATTATGCATAGGTATGAAGGGGTTAAGGAAGGGCCGAAATGCAATGATATAATACAGATTATGCTTATGGATCATGGCTGTGAGATCACGAAATCTTTAGCATGGGATGCTCGTGAATATGCGGTTAATGCTGTTAGAGGTATACCAGAGAGAAGTTATGGAAAAATACCGAAATACTTGCACATGCTCAGAGAGGCTAATCCGGGAACACATTCATCGTATGAGATTGACAGCAAAGGGAGATTTCGGTACCTGTTTATTGCATTTGGGCAATCGCTACGAGGATTTAACAGAGTCATAAGGAGGGTTATTGTGGTTGATGGCACTTTTCTGAAGAACAAATACAAAGGAGTTCTATTGGTTGCAACTGCTGTAGACGGAAATTCTAATTTGTATCCTCTTGCATTCGGAGTAGTCGACTCAGAGAATGAAaattcttgggaatggtttatgaGACAACTAAATAGTGTCATTGCTGATGATCATCATTTGGCTTTCATTTCGGATAGACATGCGGCCATTGCTAAGGCGCTTGAGACTGTGTATCCAACAGCTAAACATGGTATTTGCATTCAtcatttgttgaataatgtgGTAACATATTACCATGGGAAAGGACTTGTTGG TCCGGCAATTGGAAAATACCTAAGGGATGCTGAAGTCCAAAAGTGGGCAAGATGTCAATTCTCTGGATATAGATATGACATAAGGACAACAAACCCTGCCGAATCCATCAACTCTGCTTTGCGTTCGCCGAGAGAGTATCCAATCATTCCCTTGTTGGACAGTATCAGAGAAATGCTGACTCGGTGGTTTTATAACCGTAAGAAAAAGATTTCAAAGCATAATCATCCTCTTACCGAAGATGTGGAGAAAAAGATTGAAAGGAGAACCGAGAAAGGCAAAAGATTTGCAGTTTACCCTGTCAGCGATGGTCGCTTGCTTGTTAGAGGTGATAAAATCGACTGCTTAGTTGATTTGGATAGACGTACTTGCTCATGTGGGAAGTACAACCTGATGAAGATACCTTGTCGGCACGCAATTAAAGCTGGGTTTCATGTTGGCAGACAGCCACACACATTAACTGATTTATTTTACACTACAGAAGCTTGGCGAGAAGCTTATCATGAAAGCATCAATCCTATTGCTGTTCCTGAGGATGCTTGGTCCATGCCAGAAGATGTTGTCGTGGACAATGTGCTACCACCAGAGTCAAGAAAATCAGTTGGAAGGAATAGAAAACGGAGATATGAAACTGTTGAAGATAAACTTCGGTCATCGCAAACATCACAAAAGAGGCAGCCTCGCAAGTGTAGTAGATGTGGTATTAGTGGGCACAACAGAGCAACTTGTAAAATACCAATATAG
- the LOC106411441 gene encoding uncharacterized protein LOC106411441 yields the protein MELELPKRLYAEGSEPRVKKINNSCRMELIRDLKKAMCAEYDDVKRDPVFTHIMAIAENDLKFSGKLVDSFICRQLITSKLHEKWFVFARTPLRFSLQEYHAVTGLKITRETNSDVVKWKNDGGFWSNLLHTGGKITLQSIRKVHLQEVHTWTRLDRMRLIYLCVIVGVVMGRDEKVSIPHMYIKLVMDFDKVRKFHWGLHSYDFLLSSIEKAMKKLGKKESYIFEGFSYALQIWIMEAIPDFGEILGRRVSDSFKGPRCGNWKGVAKVSYEDIIELEDSLTKKDNFFSVISVTGNGDVFLDAQYTREGEMEDERVDLVLGRIRNKYDWSNTDWPVLDPEESKMEEPDSHDRGSEADKIVDHTDVVADEENSSVKVAGKGKRKFLDEGAETRKKKVLCKRSAEKFLTFGPETMSFIEGLIRTSVTSLGDVLSMQMANMERVFTERMGKMEIEVSQLKDAISLTGEGSYPSKKETEEAPLNSKAKEAPPKSKGAQAPPKSKGAQAQPKRKGDQPTPTKKDGKKIATETNDFDFGLSTQDLRDLSQATFVDGFDLSQVKVETLSKSKPFNMAPLQWNDEEMDRTKEDSPDAALVFFREEDWEKVRTWSTSSTPIRIGPATLDFEIANRLMDKSEWLNSLEIDAAMYVFRERTSLKRWRPHRVAFMTVVFSNMIKKEYGHLEAQGRKSYMLHNLLLQFGKGVLPPHGRTHEIWNIDVDRLYVPVHVSGNHWIALCISFVTRSIEVFDCSGKKRYKEVDGFANLIPRIVKAVQPMRHQKDFAVGAYTVSYVPVGNLNKSACDCGVYAVKFIECHALGLELSLLHDGNIIEARHRILWDLWEAANDPELIDRMSKYQSPECLSSTVEEIL from the exons CTCAAAGCTGCATGAGAAGTGGTTTGTTTTTGCGAGGACGCCTCTCCGGTTTTCGCTTCAGGAGTACCATGCTGTGACAGGCCTCAAGATTACACGGGAAACTAACAGTGACGTAGTGAAATGGAAAAACGACGGGGGTTTTTGGAGTAACCTACTGCACACAGGTGGTAAGATCACCTTGCAGTCGATCAGAAAGGTTCATCTACAAGAAGTTCACACTTGGACGCGGCTTGATAGGATGAGGTTGATCTACTTGTGTGTAATAGTGGGTGTGGTGAtggggagagatgagaaggtgTCCATCCCTCATATGTACATCAAGTTGGTGATGGATTTTGACAAGGTTCGGAAGTTCCATTGGGGTCTTCACTCGTATGATTTCCTGTTGAGTTCGATTGAGAAGGCAATGAAGAAGTTGGGTAAGAAGGAGAGCTACATTTTCGAGGGTTTCTCCTATGCTCTCCAGATTTGGATTATGGAGGCAATTCCTGATTTTGGAGAAATATTAGGCAGAAGAGTCTCAGACAGCTTCAAAGGTCCAAGGTGTGGCAATTGGAAAGGAGTTGCAAAAGTTTCTTATGAAGACATCATTGAGCTCGAGGACTCCTTAACTAAGAAG gataacttcttctcggTCATATCAGTGACTGGTAATGGTGATGTGTTTCTAGAtgctcagtacacaagggaggGTGAGATGGAAGATGAACGAGTGGACCTTGTTTTGGGGAGGATCAGGAACAAGTATGATTGGAGCAACACAGACTGGCCAGTTTTAGACCCTGAAGAGTCTAAAATGGAGGAACCCGACAGCCATGATAGAGGGTCAGAAGCTGATAAGATCGTGGATCATACGGATGTTGTAGCAGACGAGGAGAACTCTTCGGTTAAGGTCGCAGGAAAAGGCAAGAGAAAGTTTCTTGATGAAGGAGCAGagacaagaaagaagaaggtgCTGTGTAAGCGATCAGCAGAAAAGTTTCTGACTTTTGGTCCTGAAACTATGAGTTTCATTGAGGGTCTTATCCGCACATCTGTCACTTCATTGGGAGATGTGCTCAGTATGCAAATGGCGAATATGGAGAGGGTGTTTACAGAGAGGATGGGAAAGATGGAGATTGAGGTTTCACAGCTCAAGGACGCAATCAGTTTGACTGGTGAAGGAAGCTATCCTAGTAAGAAAGAAACTGAAGAAGCTCCACTAAACAGCAAAGCCAAGGAAGCTCCACCTAAGAGCAAAGGCGCTCAAGCTCCACCTAAGAGCAAAGGCGCTCAAGCTCAACCTAAGCGCAAAGGCGATCAACCTACTCCAACAAAAAAG GACGGGAAAAAGATTGCTACAGAAactaatgattttgattttggattgAGTACACAAGACTTGCGGGACCTGTCCCAAGCTACATTTGTTGACGGTTTTGATCTGTCTCAAGTGAAAGTTGAGACGTTAAGTAAATCGAAACCGTTTAACATGGCTCCACTGCAGTGGAATGATGAGGAAATGGATCGAACCAAAGAAGACTCGCCAGATGCCGCGTTGGTGTTTTTCCGTGAAGAGGATTGGGAAAAAGTTAGAACTTGGTCAACTTCCTCCAC ACCTATACGGATTGGACCTGCCactttagattttgagattgCTAATCGTCTTATGGATAAATCTGAGTGGTTAAATAGCTTG GAGATTGACGCTGCAATGTACGTATTCCGGGAGAGAACATCTTTGAAACGATGGAGACCTCATCGTGTCGCCTTCATGACTGTCGTCTTCAGCAATATGATTAAAAAAGAGTATGGTCATTTAGAAGCTCAGGGTAGAAAGAGCTACATGCTTCATAATTTGCTACTGCAGTTCGGTAAAGGAGTCCTTCCACCACATGGCAGGACACATGAGATATGGAATATAGATGTGGATCGCCTGTATGTCCCTGTTCATGTCAGTGGGAATCATTGGATCGCCTTGTGCATCAGTTTCGTGACGAGGAGCATTGAAGTGTTCGACTGCTCGGGTAAGAAAAGGTACAAGGAGGTGGATGGGTTCGCAAACCTTATTCCGCGTATTGTCAAGGCAGTTCAGCCTATGAGACACCAGAAGGATTTCGCAGTCGGTGCATATACTGTTTCCTATGTCCCCGTTGGGAATCTGAATAAAAGTGCATGCGACTGTGGCGTCTATGCAGTGAAGTTCATTGAGTGTCATGCGCTTGGATTGGAGTTGTCGTTGTTGCATGATGGTAACATTATCGAAGCTCGCCACAGGATTCTATGGGATCTTTGGGAAGCAGCTAATGATCCGGAATTGATTGATAGGATGTCAAAGTATCAATCCCCGGAGTGTCTCTCTTCGACTGTAGAAGAGATTTTGTGA